A segment of the Zalophus californianus isolate mZalCal1 chromosome 3, mZalCal1.pri.v2, whole genome shotgun sequence genome:
CACTCCAGCGGGGTGGCTCGGGTGGGCTCGCCGCCCTTCCTGGATCTAGATGTGCACAGTTCAGGGGACAGAGCAGATCTCACGTCCTGCACTCCACGCCCAGGGCCACGTCGGACCCACAACAGTTCTCTGTGAATGCATGCTGCAGGCAAGGTGACTGCACCCTGAATcgctcctccctggcctcctgaTAATTCAGGCAAATGCACGCCCGTTGCGGAGCTTGGAGTGGGAGCAAGCTGAGCTCATTTCTAAAGGTTGTTGGAGTTTTGCTTGTAGGTGAAGCCATTTTGGCTTCTAAACCCTAAAGCCGGAGTTAGGATTGCCAGATAAGATAGAAGACCCCCAGGTCAACCTGAATCAGATAAATAGCAAACAGTTTTTAGTGTAAGTGTGTCCCCCGTAGTCTTCGGGACATATCCACATTAAAAATTGTtcattgttgggcgcctgggtggctcagttggttaagcgactgcctttggctcaggtcatgatcccagggtcccgggatcgagtcctgcatcgggctccccgctcggcgggaagtctgcttctccctctgcccctcccccctctcctgtgctctctctctctctctctatctcattctgtctctcaaataaataaataaataaaaattgttcattgtttatctgaagcTCAAAGCACAAGTCCTGTGTTGTTCTCTGCTACATCAGGCAACCTTAGTCCAAATCAACAAGggaagagggattttttttccttggcaAACACATGGATGCACTCTTCTCTGAATTACTACCTGCCTTGTCAGGATTCACATTTTGGTCAAAAATCTTTTTACCAGATTAGAGAGGAAGCAAGGGGAGTGACTCTTTCTGCTGGTGGTCAGAAGAGCAAGCCAAGGGCTCGGCCGTGCAGGGCAGCGCCCCCCCTGCCGACTGAGCCTGCAGCCCGGCCGGTAGCCATGGCGGGACTACctcttctttctgtccttcaCGGGCACACAGATGGGGTTGGacggggagcagggagggacagggcCCACTTGGCATCTCTGCACCGTCCGCCCCGGAGCAGCGGGGTGTGTCCGCCGCCTGCGCCACCCAGGCCCGCTCCCCAGTCACCTGCCAGGGACACTCGCCGTCTTTGCAGTTCTGCCCACCCACGATCCGGACCAGGCCTCTCACGTCCTCAGTGCTGGAGTCTGTCCCGTTGAAGGGCAGCAGGAGCATAGTGCTCTGGGTGGGAGGCAGGTCCCCAGGGTCGGACTGCTCCTGCATGCCGGCTTCGGCTTCCGAGGGGCCCTCGCCACTGTGAGCGGTCTCCGCCGACCTCTTCCGGCGCCCCGTCGTGGTTTTCCCGCAGGGGAAAGGCTCTGAAAGAATGGCCGGCTTCAGCAGAGCGAgagcctccctgccccacaggcACAACTCTCCCGACCtgacctggggcgggggggggagagtggggggaaCAGAGGGGACCGCCGAGAGCCCGGGTTACAGGACGGCCATTGTCACAAGGCAGGGAATGTGTCCAGCTTCTGGAATGCCCGAGACTCTCCACCCTGACCGGAGCTGTGGGTCAGGCAGGGGGCCAGGCTTTGAGGAGCACGTGGGGCCACCGTGAGttaagagagagaggagtggcCTCTCAGAAGCTCTGGTCCAGATGGGCCTGCAGCGGTGAGGACCCCCTGTGTAGGTCCCTTCACCGGGCCATGCCCTCTGGGAGCCTCCGGGCCAGACTGACGGCCCGGTTCTcatcacagagaaggaaactaaagCCCATTGCTTGGGGCCTGCCCAACCTACTCATTCTTGGGGGTCCGTGGTGCCCCTTGCAGCTCCTGCACCCCCCCAAGTCTGTGGCCCCGATAGCCCATGCTGCCCTGCACCTGCTCCAACTTCCAGCCTTCCAGGGTGACAGGGCGTGCCACGGTCACAAGCATGTCGTGGCTACTCAGGGCTGGCCACGAGCCAGGCACTACCCTGTCTTCACCAGCACCCGGGGAGTTAGGCAGTCCTGCTGGCCCCAGTCCTCAGTTCCCAGAACCAGTGGGATGCTGGCGGGCCTGCCCACTCCGGCCCACGCACTCCTACCTGTGGAGATGCAGGACTTGCCGTTGTCTCCGAGGACGTACCCGCCGGCGCAGGAGCATACCACCgagctctgctcctccctgcagaACTGCTCACAGTCCCCATTGTCCACGCTGCAGAGCTTCCGCGTGGCTGCAGGACACGACAGaccggggaaactgaggccgcaCCTAGCCCGGAGGAGGGACGGCAGCACCAGGGGCCCATCCACGCACCCGCCAACCCCACCGGGGACCCGACAGCTGCAGCAGAGGGCCAGGAACACGTGGCCGATGCCTCTGAGCTGGGCCAAGCAAACAGGACAGGCACCCAGAGCAGGCGACAGGCTGGGGTCCACTCCTCTGTGTGTCCACACTGCTCCCGCCCCACCACTCCCCAGACCGCATGGGGACGGCATGGTGTCTGCAGCGCCCTGGGCGCCAGACTTCCAGAAAGTCCTGCAGAAAGCCCAGCACGCCCCCGGAGGGCCCTGGACGCTGGTGGGTCTCAAGTTCAGCCCTCAGAAGGGCACGCGGCCCTCCCCACAGCCGCAAGCCCTGAGTGCGGAGGCCGCATGCACGAGGACGGGCCCTGGGGCTAGGTGCTCAGGCACGGACGGGCCGCGTGGCCACGGGCCAGTCCACTGAGCCTGGAGGATCCCCCCAGAATAAAGGGGCCGGGATGCATCTCAGACACTGGGGTCCCGGCTCCGGTGCGGCAGCAGGAGGGACAGGCGGGGGCGTGTGCTGGACTCAGGCCACCTGGCACGGCACGGGACGCTTTTGACACGCAGAGGCCGTGGAGCTTCCGGCGGCTTCGAGGCTGGGCCGAGCACGTCCCCGCGGCGTGGCGGCTCTGACTAAGCCAGCACGCACACCACACCCAGTCCCCAGCTCACATCACTGAGGCCACCACGGCAATTTACGTTACATTCTGCATTTGGGTTTTGATGATGAAATGATTACAGTGAGAAGATCAACATTAGCGCAACTTTAGAAACGATGCATGGTGGCTCGGGGCTGAGCCACGCGGTGAGCCGCAGAGGCGGCTCTGGGCTTTGGGCGGCAGGATTCGCAGCTGACAGTCCCCGCGGGGACCAGCCCAAAAAATCCAAGCTAAGAGCGCACTCTGCAGACTACAAAGGAAGTTACCCGGGAGAAATGCGAAACTTCCTGTATCAGGGGGAAGCTGGCCTAATACAAATCTAATTTTATTAAACTAATCACCATATCAGGAAAACTCTCAGTGACTTCTCCATGTAGAATTCATTAAATATATCACAGTTTTGTAATTGGACAACCCCGGACGGTTTGGAATTGACATTCGCACTAACAGTTGTGAGTGGAGGGCGGTGACTCAGAGCCGCTGCCAGGACCGCAAAGAATTCCGTAGCCAGTGAGGGGGGGCGCCACCCCGGGAGAGAGACAGCCCGATTTCGTCTCTGCGTTATGGGCCCAGCACTCCACGAATATGCCACAAGCCTCTCAGAGGAAGAGACGTGGCTGCGTGTCTCTCACCGCACCCGAAAACCGAGCGGATTGTAGGAGACGTTGGGCTCTAACTTTACTGCATCTGCTGTCCCTACATGGCACAGCGTGCGGGAGCGCAGACTCAAAATCGGGAGGAACCCGAGACCGTTTCCCTGGGAGGTTTGGCTCCTTCCCTGGCCCCTGGCGTCAGGTGAGCCCGAGCTGAAGGGACACACCGGGAAGAGAACTCACAGAGCTCACAGTTTTTGCCTTCATATCCTTCCGAGCAGGTGCACGTGTACTCCCCGAGGCCATCTGCGCACTGGCCCTCATTCTGGCAAGGACTGCTCTCACACTGGTCGCCGTCTGCAGAGACAGGGTTTGGGAACCAAGCTGGCAGGCAGCTCCCATGGTGGTGGAAATGGCTTTGCTCTGTTGATCTTGGCACGTCTGTTCAGAGAGCTTGAATAAACCTGAAATTCTTCCTGTCTCCCTGTAAACATTTCTCCCATCTGGACCTCATTTTACCCCCACCTTTTGCCGCTCAGCGTACGTGATGCTCTTATCTAACTGGGCCATTGATaagcttttctatttctgctgaGATGTTTGGCAGTGTGTTTTCAACAGAGTGaggagctctgggctctgggctggtgACCGTGCTGGACCAGCTGGGAGGTCAGAGGGCGGGGGATTCCCTGACACTTATTTCTAGGCTCAGCACTGACAAGACCCGTGTTTGGGGGCCTCGTCCCAGATGGTCTGGAGGTAAAACCAAAATGCAAACATTACTGTCCAGCACTAACATGGGACTTCACATTTCTTGGTGCATTTGGACAATCTAATTTAGAGACAGGTCCAATGGCCATTTTGAGAAATTTGAGAAGTGTTACCAGAATGAGACATGAGTCATGATTTATACCATTTCACAAGCTGCAAACATTCAATCTTCTTAGAAGACCTAATCTTTCAGACTCTATTCTTTGTTTCTACCTAATaccttggattaaaaaaattaccatagaGCTTGGTACTCCTCAAGTGAGAGTGAACTAACTAAATCTACATTTAAGTAACAAAACCAGAATTGGCATAAagttacaaaaaataatttcacaataaCTATTATGAAAACACTCAGAGAGGAAAAGTCTTAGGTGAGTAAGAAATAAGCAGGAGTGGAAAGGAAATTCAGGAAGTAGTTTCAAACACTCAAATACAATCTCTCTCTATTTCAATGTCTGAATGAACCCCATTCAACATTAAAGTAGAAAACATCTCACCTCTGTATTTATTCCAGAATTCAGtctaaaagggaaagaagattttaaaatacattagggAAAAGACAGACATTTCACACAACCACCACGCTCTGCCTGAATAGGGTGCTTTCCCAAACGGAGGCCTTTCCTGGCGCACTTTGCTCTGGGGCTCCTCAGCCTAAGAGGGAAGTTTTCAGATCTGCTGTGTCTGTACAGATGGGACTTTGGTCATCCTAGATGCACCAGCTCTGTTGAATGTTGAAAACCTATTTTTAAGTTAATCACTGAGGAATGGATTATACCAGAAATGGTTTGCTCTGTTTGCTACACCCAAGCGGATCAATGAATGGTTTTGAGTTAAGATATCTGGGTCAAAGATTCAATAAGGGACCAGATGCTTGGTGAATAATCATGTTAAATTGAAAAAATGGTAATTGGTGATTAGGTTAAAACAGGGCACCAAAAGCCTATATTACACTAAAAAATAGTTCATGgtcttaaaaatcacttttgcTGTGTTCCCTAGTTTGAACAGTGCACACCCGCCCCCAACTTCAGGTGCAACCTCAGGATGTGGTCTTAATGGAAACAGGGTGTGGGCAGTTGTGATTAAGGTTGGAGAGGAGGCCCCACGGGCTCAGGGCCGACCCTGAGTGCTCTCAGGAGAGACGGAAAGGGCACGAGAGCCACACGCGGAAGCGGAGCAGAGCCCGAGGGATGTGCCTACGAGGCAAGGAGGGCCCAGGGCCCCTGGCAGCGCCCGAcactcagagagggagaggcgTGGAGCTTGTTCTCCCGCAGACCTGCAAAAGGAACCTTTCCACTTTCACTGTTTGTGGGCCCTAATCCTGGGCGCCCAGGGAAGCTACACTTTCATAGGGACCGAGGTCGGAATGACTCGGCAGAACCTCAGGGCACGGTCTCTGTTGCTGCCCCCAGTGCACATCGTACTTCGTTAGTGGATAACTGAAAAGACTAAAGACAAACTAAAGAGAAGAGTAAAAGtctccctggggctcctggcggctcagtcggtcaagccccagactcttgatctcagctcaggtcttgatctcagggtcctgagttcaaggcCTGCGTTGAGCTCCATGtttggagcctactttaaaaaaatatatatatataattaagagTAAACGTCTTCCTAAGTTCCCATACCTCTGAAGCCTACAATTTTGCACATACTAAAAGCATAAGATAAAGTTTGGaattttctggaatgttcttcatgATGATTTGTAATTCTTGAAGTAACAGGAAGCATATATAACCCTGTACTAAACATTCCTTCCCCAGAGCTCTCTTCTTTGAGAAGGTTGTGTATCCTGGGCAGCGGTCCTCACCTGGACTCAAACAAgcctctattcatttttttttttttttaagaaattctaaAGGGTTTGTACATTTTGTGTTGACACCTGCGAACACCTTGATTTGGACTTACGGCCTCCGGGACTGTGAGAGTGACTTCTGCTTGTTCTGTGGTGCTTTCCAGAAGCCTCAGGAAACTCAGACactgtctctttaaaatttcagtgAGAAAAGAATCACACAGCAAAAAACGACTATTTTGATGTACAATTCTGTGAAATCCAGCACATGCCCGCATTTGTGCCACCACGACCTCAGTCAAGACACAGAACAGCTCCAGCCCCCCGACATTCGCAGCCCATGGCAGCCGCACCCCCAGAGCCACAAATCTGCTCTTCGTCCCGGCCGAGACTTCGAAGCACCTCGCACAACCTGGGGAGACCAGCTCCTTCACTCGGCACGATGCCTCCGAAACTCACCCGAGTGCCTTGCGCACCAGCGGCTTGTCCCATTGCTGAGTGGAACACCGCCACTGTTGATCCAGGGGCCACCCAAACAAGGACACCTGCATCACTGCTAGTTTGGGGCTATGGTGACTGGACTTGTTATAGACATTCACACCCAGGTGTCCGTGTGAGCAGGATCTGTGCTCAGGAGTGGGGTTCGCGGGGTCAGAGGGCAACAGCGTTAGGAGACGCGATCCAGCAGAGTCCAGGCCGCTGCACCTGCCCGGCGCGGGTCCCGTCGGTGGTTTCCAGCCTGCAGGGAGGGGTCCGCACTTCCGTAAGGGCCCAGGAGGTCGTGAGTCTGCTGCGTGCACTTGCCAACGGGGCGTCCGCCCTTGTGACGGGTCTGTTCACGTCTTCCGATCCGTGTCGTCAGTCGGTCACTGATGCTCTTCGGCTGAGTGTGCGAGTTCCTCATGTATTCTGAATACAGATGCTTTGTTGGGTGTACAGTTGGCAAGCATTTTCTTAGTTAATAGCTTGTATCTTTATTCTTCAAGATTTTTCACAGAGCAAGTCTTAAATCTTGAGTAAAGTCTCATTTACCCGTGTTCTCTTTGATGGGTTGTGGTTTTGGTGTTGTGTCTAAGAAATTTTGCCTAATTCCATGTCATGACAATTTTCGCCctgaagttttatgttttaccttTAGATCTAtgatcattttgagttaatttttgttccGTCGTGAGGTTTAGGTCAAAGTTGACCTTTTCTGTATGGAGATAGGCAGTTGTCCCAATGCCATCAGTTGAAAAAGACAATTCTTCCTTCATTGAATTGTTTATGAGCCTTTGTCAGATAGCAATTGGCCATATTTTCATGGGTCAATCTATGCACTTTCTAGTCTATCCCATTGATTTCTGTATCTGTCCCTCTCCCAAAACACGCACTAAACGCCTCTGCGGTTCCTGTAGCTTCGTAGGGAGGCTTCAAGTCACGTAGAGTGattcctctcctttctcagagTTGTTTCAGCTACTctgatttctttgcttttccatatttcCACATTTAGAGTTGGCTTGTCTCTGACGGAATGTTTACTGGCAATGCATTAACTCTATAAGCGCAGCTCCTCAGGTGCCCACGTCAATTACGGCGGTGGTCGTGGATTTGGGCAAAACCCGCCGGCTCCGTGTCCCCGTGTGCGGCCCAGCCCAGGGAGGCATGGCTGAAGCCGTGAATCATTTTTTAAACGAACACCTTACCTTTTAGAGTTGATTTAACAATACCTCCGGACGGCCTCACGGCCCTCCTACCAGACAGGACCTCACGCTGTCCTCAGTCGCCCCCACTGCCCCCGCGGGACAGGTGGCGGAGGAGGACTGCCCTCTCCCCGCCCTGCACACACGGGGGGCCCGGGGCTGCTCTGTCTCAGCCTCCACCCTGGGGAGCCCCTGCTGCAGGGCGCCTGCGCACCGGCCCTTACCGTCTTGGCGGTGTCCTCAAAGACTTCGCGGGCCTCCTCGAAGGAGCACATCTCCTCCATACACTCTCTTTCCAGGttccctttcttcatctcttccaaAAACGAGTTCGCCCTGCGGACCCGCCCCAGGATGCTGCTGGCGCGCTCCGGGCTGAGGAACACTGGCGACAGGCAGGGACTTGTCGCCCAGAGGGCCTCAGCAGCGGCCTGCTCTCCCCCCGCAGGATCTGCTCACCCCTGCACTGCAAGAGGGCCCCTTCCTCGCACCTACCTCCCTCGTGACCCCATGAGTGACCAGGctccaggtgccccccagcccccctgcaCGGCCTGCAGAGCTTCACACGGCTGCCCCAAAccctccctcacctctccctgccctggggtcctgggactgccACCTCCTGGTCCCCCTACCTGCGCCCAGCCCACCACCCTTCCAGGGCTCAGCTCCCGTTAAGGGGGGAGACGCGGTGCCATTGTGAGAAAGCTTTTATCAAGTcctaggacacacacacacacacacacacacacacacacacacacacacacacagcactttCAAGAAATAGTACTTACTACAACATTTCTACTTGTTTCTGTTCCATTTCACTTAAAAACCCACTGAACTGGTCTGTGACTCTCAAATGAGTCATGACCTGCCCGCTGAAATATCTTGGATCCAAGAGCCTCGGGACTCCTCGCTCGGGCTGTGCTGAGGCTGGGTCGCCCACGCTCTGCCAGCTGTCCACGGAGGCCCCGAGGCCCTTTCTCGCCCTGCACCCCGTCTGCCTTCTTTCCTGCCCTCACAGAGGCTCTTCCTGGTGGGCACCTGCGTCTTGAGCTCTGTCCTCCCCTCTCTGCAGGGCCGGTGGCCTGCCCTCCTCTCAGAGCGCCCACTCCCCATGTGCAGAGCCAGACACTGGACCCAGCAGCCAGGCAGCTGAGCTTCAGACGCAGCTCCAGCACCTGCTACTTAAAGCTGACAAAGGGGTCACTCGCTGTGTCTCAGAGTTGTGTGAGTTTGAGGCTGGGACACACTAGGTGCTCACTAAACCTTAGCTTCACTCCCGCTTCCGATTGCTCTCGCCTTCCAAGGCGACACCGAGCTCAAACTTGTCTGTGGATACCCCATCACCCCAAAGGTCTGCCGCGCTACCGAGCACGCAGGTAGCTCCGATCTTCTTCCCCCTTCTCACTTCCTACCGCCTCCTTGTCCCCCCACACCGGGtcccttctgcctgcccctcaggctcTGGCCCTCCTCTCCATCCAGGGCACGAAGAGCCCCCGGGATGCcgctcccctgccctctcctctggCTTTGCTCTGCTTGCCCCCTTTCTGGGTCTCTTCTCTCTGGACAGCCTAGGGCCTGGAAGGTGCAGAGACCCCTCTCTGTCCAGCCTTGAACTGGGCACCCCCTCTCCTGACCAAGCCAGCCTGAGGGTGGAGGCACCAGCTtccatctcattctctttccGCCACGGAAGCTCCTCTCTGCTGTGACCCCCCCGGGCCTCCCCCAGCTCGCTCTGGCCGCGGAGGGGGCacgtctctctgtctctcttggtctctccctcttcctctgtccacGAGCTTCTGTGTGCGACTGCCGCTCCCCACCCACAAGGAGGGAGGCACGCCTGGCCCTGGGCTACCCTTGGCTGAGGCCACCAGGCCCGGCCATGTCACGGCACGGGACGGGCACCACTCTCCCCACTGTGGAGATTTGTGGCATCACCCTGACTCCCGccgtcccccctcctccccaggggccACCCCTGCAGTGTGCAGGGCGAGGGGGCACTTACCGCTGCCCCCCGGCAGCGGGAGTCCAGCCAGGGAGGCGCTGAGCAGGATGAGGCACAGTGGGCCCGCCATGGTGTGGCCAAGGACAGCGCGTCCGTCCCGCTGTGACAGGTCTCCGGGGCAAGGTTCAGTCACCCTGGCTCCAGGCGGCTGGTCGTCTTTCTCTTATCACTGCCTCCTGATTGGAGCCTGGGCGGCGAGGGGGCCGGGGGGCAGGTGACCGCGCGGGGCCATGGCCGCCCTGCCCCTGCAGCGCTGGGGAGGTCCTGGcgggcctcctcctcctcagctaCTGCGtctggaggggcacagggagtgTTAGGGGACAATAAAAGCGTCATTTCATCGTTTCCAGATGTTCTGTCTGCTCTTGTTTCGTCCTCACGAGCGTGATGAGAGCCAAGGGTCGTTTCCTGTCTGTCCTCCAGGGGGAGAGCATCAGCCCACGGCCATCTGACGCACACGTGGGGCTCGAACCAGGACTGCAGGTAGCGGCGCGGCTTGGGGCCTCGGTCTCCAGGTGGTATCCGGCGGTGTGCGGAGCGCCACCGTCGCAGGGGGTCTTGTCCTGTGTTCTGCCTGCGCGTCAGGCTGGTAGCCCCCCCGAAGTCCAGAGGCTCCGGGAGGCAGGCGTGTCCCTCTGGGCCACAGGCTGCTGCACATACCTCTGGGAGCACTGCCCCTGCCCAGCGTGGCCCGTGCCGCCGGCTAGACGCGTCAGCCTGGGACCGGGAGGGGCTGCGCCCAGGCCGGCCCTCCCAGCCCCGGTGCTAAGCCATGGAGGCGCCTTGGAGGTGCACACGCAGGCCGGGGCCCAGCTCCACTGACCGGGCTTTGCCTCGCACACCCGACTGGGGAGGGGCTCGCAGTGCGTCTGCTTCCTTCGTACACCAAGGCCACTGGCAGTGGAGGGGAGACCGGCCACCCCGCGGCCCAGCCACAGCCCCTTCAGGGCAGGGAATTATAGAGGGCACACGGCCGGCTCGCTGCCCGCAGAATGTGGGATGCTCACCTGCTTGGCTTTCACCCCGGGGAGGTCCCAAAACCAGGGCTGTGTCCCCTCAGGACACACGACAGCACCAGGAAGAGCTCAGGTCTGTGCCAGTGGGAAGCAGCTCACCCCACGGTGGtcaggccagggagggaggcatgAGGGCTGCGCGTTGGGTGCAGGGCCCCTTGtggggggcagagacagagacagggacagagagggagagagacagggacagagagagacagagacagggacagggacagagacagagacagggacagagataCTGCACCGTGCGCCACAGCGCCCACCACAGCTGACGCGTTCTGCATGTGGTGAGTGGCCACCAACGCCCACGGACGCCCAGCCTCACTGTGTCTGTTTGTTCCCGCTCTGTCCCCAGCGCCTCCAGGGGTgtccggcacacagtaggtgctcagcgGAGCCTGACAGACTGAAGGCGCTGGGCCAGGGCTGGTCTGTGGGGCGGTTGCCGTTATGCGCAGAGCCCAGCCCCGCGGACAGGCTGCAGGGGTGACACAGCCTGTCTCTGGTGCATTCAGCTTGCTGGGGGGACTGGGTCCGGGGTGAGCCCTTCCCTGTCTCCCACCCCCCGGGGCTGGGAGAGGACACGAGAGCCACgcatggaaggagggaggaggtcGGCAGCCGGCCGCGTCCGCGCACACCAGGTGTGCCAGCCTTTAGGGATGGTGTTGGTGTTGCCGGGCACCCATGCTGCGGCAGTTCCCACTGACGGCTGGGGAGACCGAGGCAGAGCCAGCAACCCCGTGTGCGGTTGGGTGGGCTCCTGGGGGAGCCCTTCAGCCCATCCTCCCCTGTTCCGTCCAGGAAGAGGGGTGGGCCAGCTCCTGAATCTTGATGCGGAAACTCCCCTCAGTGTCTGCAGCCTGAGCCGCGGAGCGGAGGACCCCAGAGGTTGCAGACCGGCTTCCCCAGCCGTGACACGACGGAGCCCTCCCAGGAGCCTCCTTTTACGTGCTCAAGACCCATCCTGGCGACCAGCATCAAGGCTCCCTTTTCGTAGACAAGGATCCACGGCTCAGAGCGGGAAAGCGGCTTGGccaggggcaggaggcagagccCGTCTGGGACAACATCGTGCCTGCCTGCCCGGTCGCTGAGCCCCGGGCCGGCGGCAGGCTGGGCAGGCGGCAAGCCTCTTGTGTCAAGGCCTGGAGGGTGGACACGTCGGCCTCTGGGGGCAGAGCATGGTCTCTGTCCTAACAGCTCTGGGCTGCAGTTCTGGGTGGCGTGTCCCGATAACACCTT
Coding sequences within it:
- the F10 gene encoding coagulation factor X isoform X1, with product MAGPLCLILLSASLAGLPLPGGSVFLSPERASSILGRVRRANSFLEEMKKGNLERECMEEMCSFEEAREVFEDTAKTTEFWNKYRDGDQCESSPCQNEGQCADGLGEYTCTCSEGYEGKNCELSTRKLCSVDNGDCEQFCREEQSSVVCSCAGGYVLGDNGKSCISTEPFPCGKTTTGRRKRSAETAHSGEGPSEAEAGMQEQSDPGDLPPTQSTMLLLPFNGTDSSTEDVRGLVRIVGGQNCKDGECPWQALLINEENEGFCGGTILSEYYILTAAHCLQQAKKFTVRVGERDTEQEEGDEVAHEVEMIIKHNRFVRETYDFDIAVIKLKTPITFRVNVAPACLPQKDWAESTLMTQKTGIVSGFGKTHEKGRPSNTLKMMEVPYVDRNTCKLSSSFSITQNMFCAGYDSKPQDACQGDSGGPHVTRFKDTYFVTGIVSWGEGCARKGKYGIYTKVTNFLKWIDRSMKARSTAPVPAGGPRPHPH
- the F10 gene encoding coagulation factor X isoform X2 — encoded protein: MAGPLCLILLSASLAGLPLPGGSVFLSPERASSILGRVRRANSFLEEMKKGNLERECMEEMCSFEEAREVFEDTAKTTEFWNKYRDGDQCESSPCQNEGQCADGLGEYTCTCSEGYEGKNSTRKLCSVDNGDCEQFCREEQSSVVCSCAGGYVLGDNGKSCISTEPFPCGKTTTGRRKRSAETAHSGEGPSEAEAGMQEQSDPGDLPPTQSTMLLLPFNGTDSSTEDVRGLVRIVGGQNCKDGECPWQALLINEENEGFCGGTILSEYYILTAAHCLQQAKKFTVRVGERDTEQEEGDEVAHEVEMIIKHNRFVRETYDFDIAVIKLKTPITFRVNVAPACLPQKDWAESTLMTQKTGIVSGFGKTHEKGRPSNTLKMMEVPYVDRNTCKLSSSFSITQNMFCAGYDSKPQDACQGDSGGPHVTRFKDTYFVTGIVSWGEGCARKGKYGIYTKVTNFLKWIDRSMKARSTAPVPAGGPRPHPH